From one Streptomyces spiramyceticus genomic stretch:
- a CDS encoding AfsA-related hotdog domain-containing protein, giving the protein MRADVEDVALEEPVEPVELADHAGGTELDFGRTVERSLVHRAAVSEVFLTDVRPLGLKRVLAAAQLPLSHAYYNDHTHKPARHDPLLLLEAARQAAIHGSHTHLGVRSDTAMIVDNFRLELTDSAALLVGDRPGELVIDSRFEGRPTRTGVWRRGSVTQDFHLGGEHVGTHTMYAAFLTHHSHEALRHAQRGTPAPSSADCADTPDSQQVEPGSVGRVHPLNVLLSQPVRAEDSVCAQVTPRFGNRSLFDHAYDHLPAMLLTEAAHQLALLTLAKRPETTRLVGIDASFQRYAELDEPLTATATQVDAQMVDVAFSQGGSPVAQIATTLHAAEETR; this is encoded by the coding sequence ATGCGGGCAGACGTGGAAGATGTCGCCCTTGAAGAACCCGTAGAACCCGTAGAACTCGCAGACCACGCAGGAGGCACAGAACTCGATTTCGGGCGCACGGTGGAGCGTTCCCTCGTGCACCGCGCCGCCGTCTCCGAGGTGTTCCTCACGGACGTACGCCCCCTGGGGCTGAAGCGGGTGCTCGCCGCGGCCCAGTTGCCGCTCTCGCACGCCTACTACAACGACCACACCCACAAGCCCGCCCGGCACGACCCGCTTCTGCTGCTCGAAGCGGCACGGCAGGCCGCGATCCACGGCTCCCACACCCATCTGGGCGTGCGGTCCGACACCGCGATGATCGTGGACAACTTCCGTCTGGAGCTGACCGATTCGGCGGCCCTGCTGGTCGGGGACCGCCCCGGCGAGCTGGTGATCGACAGCCGCTTCGAGGGGCGTCCCACCCGCACCGGCGTCTGGCGCCGCGGCAGTGTCACCCAGGACTTCCACCTCGGCGGCGAGCACGTCGGCACACACACCATGTACGCCGCCTTTCTCACCCACCACTCCCACGAGGCGCTCCGGCACGCCCAGCGCGGCACCCCCGCGCCGTCCAGCGCCGACTGCGCCGACACCCCCGACAGCCAGCAGGTCGAACCCGGATCGGTGGGCCGCGTGCACCCGTTGAACGTACTGCTCTCCCAGCCCGTACGAGCCGAGGACAGCGTCTGCGCCCAGGTCACCCCGCGCTTCGGCAACCGCTCGCTCTTCGACCACGCCTACGACCACCTCCCGGCCATGCTGCTCACCGAGGCCGCGCACCAACTGGCCCTGCTCACCCTGGCGAAGCGCCCCGAGACGACCCGGCTCGTCGGTATCGACGCCTCCTTCCAGCGGTACGCCGAGCTCGACGAGCCACTGACCGCCACCGCGACACAGGTCGACGCACAGATGGTGGACGTCGCCTTCTCGCAGGGCGGTTCACCTGTCGCGCAGATCGCCACCACCCTGCACGCAGCGGAGGAGACCCGATGA
- a CDS encoding beta-ketoacyl-[acyl-carrier-protein] synthase family protein, with product MPERSPGRRVVITGLGAVSSVGIGVEAFTAAIRAGASGISPIQSFDTTGFPYVRAGEVHDFEPRDILLNLDPGQWGRSSLLAAAASRLAVRDAGIDPAVLARSRAGSVMGTTSGESVVLQELSEQWVGDGLKSLDPSLVAQLPASRIAAAVNSELLLTGDALTIPTACSASNYALGHAFDLVRSGEADVMLAGGADAVNRLTHAGFYQLGAMAEETPRPFDTNREGILAGEGGAALLLEPLDDALDRGARIYAEVLGSWANCDAHHMVHPDSGSIAECIRAAHEAAGVTPGQIDYVCAHGTGTPTNDATEVQAVREVFGDRLPPVSSIKSMIGHTMGAASGFGAVICCKAIEEGFLPPTANVVEVDPALGPGLDPVPGKARPARVDIVQNHGFAFGGNNVITILGRVS from the coding sequence ATGCCTGAGCGAAGCCCTGGGCGCCGAGTCGTCATCACCGGCCTGGGCGCCGTGAGCAGTGTCGGCATCGGGGTGGAGGCGTTCACCGCCGCCATCAGGGCCGGCGCGAGTGGCATCAGTCCCATCCAGTCCTTCGACACCACCGGCTTCCCGTACGTACGGGCGGGTGAGGTCCACGACTTCGAGCCCCGGGACATCCTGCTCAACCTCGACCCGGGGCAGTGGGGGCGCAGCAGTCTGCTGGCCGCCGCCGCGTCCCGGCTGGCTGTGCGGGACGCGGGGATCGACCCGGCCGTGCTGGCCCGCAGCCGGGCCGGGTCGGTCATGGGCACCACCAGCGGTGAGTCGGTCGTACTGCAGGAGCTGAGCGAACAGTGGGTCGGTGACGGGCTGAAGAGCCTCGACCCTTCGCTGGTGGCGCAGCTGCCCGCGAGCCGCATCGCGGCCGCCGTCAACAGCGAACTGCTGCTGACCGGTGACGCGTTGACCATTCCGACGGCCTGTTCGGCGAGCAATTACGCACTGGGCCACGCCTTCGACCTGGTGCGCAGCGGCGAGGCGGACGTCATGCTCGCGGGCGGCGCCGACGCCGTGAACCGGCTGACACACGCCGGCTTCTACCAGCTGGGCGCGATGGCCGAGGAGACTCCGCGGCCGTTCGACACCAACCGAGAGGGCATCCTCGCGGGCGAGGGCGGCGCCGCGCTGCTGCTCGAACCGCTGGACGACGCCCTGGACCGGGGGGCCCGTATCTATGCCGAGGTGCTCGGTTCGTGGGCCAACTGCGATGCGCACCACATGGTTCACCCCGACTCGGGCTCCATCGCCGAGTGCATCAGGGCGGCTCACGAGGCGGCGGGTGTGACGCCCGGGCAGATCGACTACGTCTGCGCGCACGGCACCGGCACCCCGACCAATGACGCGACCGAGGTACAGGCCGTGCGAGAGGTCTTCGGGGACCGGCTGCCGCCCGTCAGCTCCATCAAGTCGATGATCGGCCACACCATGGGCGCGGCCAGCGGCTTCGGCGCGGTCATCTGCTGCAAGGCCATCGAGGAGGGCTTTCTGCCGCCGACCGCCAATGTGGTCGAGGTGGATCCCGCTCTCGGGCCCGGCCTCGACCCCGTACCGGGGAAGGCCCGTCCGGCGCGCGTGGACATCGTGCAGAACCACGGGTTCGCGTTCGGCGGCAACAACGTCATCACCATCCTGGGGAGGGTCTCGTGA
- a CDS encoding FtsX-like permease family protein produces the protein MFDIAWSTIKNRKGGFIAAFIALFCGSAVVTACGVLFVSGLESGVSPERYAAATVMVGGKQSKDVRENFDPHYAERVTLPAGLTGTVAKVPGVKTVVADRSVEMSIADTKGRTVALDNPLYGHGWSSAPLAPFRLAEGREPRSAQEAVLDGELARRSGLGLGDTARIATGTTPASYKVVGIASPPPSGLDRQSAAFFTDQRAAELSQRPDRLTTIGVIGEPGTSAGDLAGRIDEALSGAKDGTEVAVYTGTQIGDVEFLDMGQSRGFLIGLSASFGGTALAVVIFVVSSTLGLAIHQRRRELAMLRAIAATPRQIHSLIGSEILLVATVGAVLGAAPGFLVAGELRDAFAKIGVLPPDFELSLKPYPAIASVILCVLGARLAGFIAAYRTARIKPVEALSESQVEPPALGRVRMNIGRGLILLGLCAAIVTPMTIPGQLAIAGAAGSLLILMVGMALLGPKLVQLATAVMSPVLRWSRVSGYLAAANTNANSRRLSSAVVPLALGAAMALMQLSTLSTVEATAKQQAATGVVSDYVLTSDATGLSPQLTASVREVPEVGTATPVVRSQVLINHIEVDKPAAAPFAAQGVDALDLGRTLDLDVQEGSLNELRGDTVALSWMAAGTAGLGVGDSTEINLGDGTLKKFTVVAIYGNGLGFGDVTLPHDVLSRHTTNQLDTALLVTAKNPGARAQVQSALDKLAKETPTLQVQSPSDFAAVQQGQFAKQSWTNLIANALLLLYVLIAVVNTLVMATTARSREFAMLRLIGTSKRQTRRMMFMESWVVVVTAIVVGAIIAIPPTIGSSLAMTGQPVPALTTLHWVGIAAFTAVLGWLSISIPTRSALRTRPIEAVYTGE, from the coding sequence ATGTTCGACATCGCGTGGAGCACCATCAAGAACCGCAAGGGCGGTTTCATCGCAGCGTTCATCGCGCTGTTCTGCGGATCCGCGGTCGTCACGGCCTGCGGTGTCCTGTTCGTGTCCGGGCTGGAGTCCGGCGTATCGCCCGAGCGTTACGCGGCCGCGACCGTGATGGTCGGCGGCAAGCAGTCCAAGGACGTGCGGGAGAACTTCGACCCGCACTACGCGGAGCGGGTCACCCTGCCCGCCGGCCTGACCGGCACGGTCGCCAAGGTCCCGGGCGTCAAGACGGTGGTCGCCGACCGCTCGGTCGAAATGAGCATCGCGGACACCAAGGGCCGTACGGTCGCCCTGGACAATCCGCTGTACGGGCACGGGTGGTCGTCGGCTCCGCTGGCGCCGTTCCGGCTGGCCGAGGGGCGTGAGCCGCGCAGCGCCCAAGAGGCCGTACTGGACGGCGAGTTGGCCCGCCGGTCAGGTCTCGGGCTCGGAGACACGGCGCGCATCGCTACCGGCACAACTCCCGCCTCGTACAAGGTCGTCGGCATCGCCTCGCCCCCGCCGTCGGGCCTGGACCGGCAGTCGGCCGCTTTCTTCACCGACCAGCGGGCCGCGGAGCTCTCCCAGCGTCCCGACCGGCTCACGACGATCGGCGTCATCGGGGAGCCCGGCACGAGCGCCGGTGACCTGGCCGGGCGTATCGACGAGGCGCTGTCCGGCGCCAAGGACGGCACCGAGGTCGCCGTCTACACCGGTACGCAGATCGGTGACGTGGAGTTCCTCGACATGGGGCAGTCGCGCGGCTTCCTCATCGGCCTTTCCGCGTCCTTCGGCGGTACCGCGCTCGCCGTCGTGATCTTCGTGGTGTCGTCCACGCTGGGCCTCGCGATCCACCAGCGCCGGCGCGAGCTCGCGATGCTCCGCGCCATCGCGGCCACCCCGCGGCAGATCCACTCCCTCATCGGCAGCGAGATCCTGCTGGTCGCCACGGTCGGCGCCGTTCTCGGTGCCGCGCCCGGTTTTCTGGTGGCGGGCGAGCTGCGCGACGCGTTCGCCAAGATCGGTGTGCTGCCTCCGGACTTCGAGCTGTCGCTCAAGCCGTATCCGGCCATCGCTTCGGTGATTCTGTGCGTGCTCGGTGCGCGTCTGGCCGGATTCATCGCGGCGTACCGCACGGCCAGGATCAAGCCGGTGGAGGCACTGAGCGAGTCCCAGGTCGAGCCTCCGGCGCTCGGCCGCGTACGGATGAACATCGGCCGGGGCCTGATCCTTCTCGGCCTCTGCGCGGCCATCGTGACGCCGATGACCATCCCCGGTCAGCTGGCGATCGCGGGCGCCGCCGGTTCGCTGCTGATCCTGATGGTCGGCATGGCGCTGCTCGGGCCGAAGCTGGTGCAGCTCGCCACGGCCGTCATGAGCCCGGTCCTCAGATGGTCGCGGGTGAGCGGCTACCTGGCCGCCGCCAACACCAACGCGAACTCGCGCCGGCTCAGCAGCGCGGTCGTCCCGCTGGCCCTCGGCGCCGCCATGGCGCTGATGCAGCTGTCCACCCTGTCCACGGTCGAGGCCACCGCGAAGCAGCAGGCGGCGACCGGGGTTGTCTCGGACTACGTGCTGACCAGCGATGCGACGGGGCTCTCCCCGCAGCTCACCGCTTCGGTGCGCGAAGTGCCCGAGGTCGGGACGGCCACTCCGGTGGTGCGCTCGCAGGTGCTGATCAACCACATCGAGGTCGACAAGCCCGCGGCCGCACCCTTCGCCGCGCAGGGCGTCGACGCGTTGGATCTCGGCCGGACGCTCGATCTGGACGTACAGGAAGGCAGCCTGAACGAGCTGCGCGGCGACACGGTGGCACTCAGCTGGATGGCCGCCGGTACGGCGGGCCTCGGCGTCGGCGACAGTACGGAGATCAACCTGGGTGACGGGACGCTGAAGAAGTTCACGGTGGTGGCGATCTACGGAAACGGCCTGGGCTTCGGCGACGTCACACTGCCCCACGACGTCCTGTCCCGGCACACCACCAACCAGCTCGACACCGCGCTCCTGGTGACCGCCAAGAACCCGGGTGCGCGGGCACAGGTGCAGTCGGCCCTGGACAAGCTGGCCAAGGAGACACCGACGCTCCAGGTGCAGAGCCCGTCCGACTTCGCCGCCGTACAGCAGGGCCAGTTCGCCAAGCAGTCGTGGACGAACCTGATTGCCAACGCGCTGCTGCTCCTGTACGTGCTGATCGCCGTCGTGAACACGCTGGTGATGGCGACGACGGCGCGCAGCAGGGAGTTCGCCATGCTGCGGCTGATCGGAACGAGCAAGCGGCAGACCCGGCGGATGATGTTCATGGAGTCCTGGGTCGTGGTGGTCACTGCGATCGTCGTGGGCGCCATCATCGCCATTCCGCCCACGATCGGCAGCAGCCTGGCGATGACGGGCCAGCCCGTGCCCGCGCTCACCACGCTGCACTGGGTCGGCATCGCCGCCTTCACCGCGGTCCTGGGGTGGCTGTCCATCAGCATCCCCACCCGTTCTGCACTGCGTACCCGCCCGATCGAAGCGGTGTACACGGGTGAATGA
- a CDS encoding HAD family hydrolase, translating to MTVRAVWTDFGGVLTPPISHTLSSFCARKGIAVDRLSHAIGKVTASFGTDDVMEPIDTPLITEAEWLRRIDAVLTQEYGIALGLTTLADDWFDGRETNHDWVRALLGARRRGVFVGLISNMVPTWDTHWRRMTDPDELFDDVLLSFEVGHRKPSAAMFELAAARAGVPAEHCLLVDDIEVNCAGARAAGWQAIHFTDTAEASARLDALIAPLSASPTREFA from the coding sequence ATGACCGTACGAGCCGTCTGGACAGACTTCGGCGGCGTGCTCACACCGCCGATCAGCCACACCCTCAGCTCTTTCTGCGCACGCAAGGGCATCGCCGTCGACCGGCTGAGCCACGCCATCGGCAAGGTCACCGCGTCCTTCGGCACCGACGACGTCATGGAGCCCATCGACACCCCGCTGATCACCGAGGCGGAGTGGCTGCGCCGGATCGACGCCGTCCTCACCCAGGAGTACGGCATCGCACTCGGCCTGACCACCCTCGCCGACGACTGGTTCGACGGCCGTGAGACCAACCACGACTGGGTACGGGCCCTACTCGGCGCACGCCGCCGGGGCGTCTTCGTCGGCCTGATCTCCAACATGGTGCCCACCTGGGACACCCACTGGCGCCGGATGACCGACCCGGACGAACTCTTCGACGACGTACTGCTCTCCTTCGAAGTCGGTCACCGCAAGCCGTCGGCCGCCATGTTCGAACTGGCCGCGGCCCGTGCGGGAGTCCCCGCCGAGCACTGCCTGCTCGTCGACGACATCGAGGTCAACTGCGCCGGCGCCCGGGCCGCCGGCTGGCAGGCCATTCACTTCACCGACACGGCCGAGGCGAGCGCACGCCTGGACGCCCTGATCGCACCCCTCTCCGCAAGCCCTACAAGGGAGTTCGCATGA
- a CDS encoding response regulator: MRVVIVEDDALLRQGLVLLLETEGIEVLAAVDNADDFLAAISDVRPDVAVMDVRLPPTFRHEGLRAAVEARRLYENLPILVISSYVEDSYASELLSDGSGAIGYLLKERVGKVEDFMDALRRVADGGTAMDPEVIAQLLVRRKANDPLRTLTAREKEVLGLMAEGHSNGTIAELCFITETAVSKHIRNIFNKLDLPPADTGHRRVLAVLAHLRKHES, from the coding sequence ATGCGAGTCGTAATCGTCGAGGACGATGCCCTCCTGCGCCAGGGACTCGTACTCCTGCTGGAGACCGAGGGCATCGAGGTGCTCGCCGCGGTCGACAACGCGGACGACTTCCTCGCGGCCATCAGTGACGTACGCCCCGACGTGGCGGTGATGGACGTCCGGCTGCCCCCCACTTTCCGGCACGAGGGGCTGCGCGCGGCGGTCGAGGCACGCAGGCTGTACGAGAACCTGCCGATCCTCGTCATCTCGTCGTACGTCGAGGACAGTTACGCCTCGGAGCTGCTGTCCGACGGCAGCGGGGCCATCGGTTACCTCCTGAAGGAGCGCGTCGGGAAGGTCGAGGACTTCATGGACGCGCTGCGCCGGGTGGCCGACGGCGGGACGGCGATGGACCCGGAGGTCATCGCGCAGTTGCTGGTACGGCGCAAGGCGAACGACCCGCTGCGGACCCTCACCGCCCGGGAGAAGGAAGTGCTGGGGCTGATGGCGGAGGGCCACAGCAACGGGACGATCGCGGAGCTGTGCTTCATCACCGAAACGGCGGTCAGCAAGCACATCCGCAACATCTTCAACAAGCTGGATCTGCCGCCCGCCGACACCGGACACCGGCGGGTCCTCGCCGTCCTCGCGCACCTGCGCAAACACGAGTCCTGA
- a CDS encoding ACP S-malonyltransferase — protein MTSPRLALMFPGQGSQRPGMGLPWVRRPGWAVVEQTSEAAGRDIATLLLDADAATLRRTDNAQLATFALALVALTELRTAYPLATFPGACAGHSLGEYTALVAAGILDTEDAVRLIVARGEAMHAACVQSPGAMAAVLGLDAGRLEELAVGLRASGARVWVANVNSPQQTVIAGEEQGLERCAEAAERAGAAKVVRLPVGGAFHTPLMIPAAERFEEALASVRFMPGRTPVVSNVDATAHRGGPEWASLLRRQITAPVRWSDSLRTLTADLACDHLLEIGPGKTLTGLAKATVPAVTRTTFSDPLTEMAAAA, from the coding sequence ATGACAAGTCCCCGATTGGCCCTGATGTTCCCGGGACAGGGGAGTCAGCGCCCGGGAATGGGACTGCCCTGGGTGCGCCGCCCGGGGTGGGCGGTCGTGGAACAGACCTCGGAGGCGGCAGGCCGCGACATCGCCACCCTGCTCCTCGACGCCGACGCGGCGACGCTGCGGCGTACCGACAACGCGCAGCTCGCCACGTTCGCCCTCGCGCTGGTGGCGCTCACGGAACTGCGTACCGCATACCCGCTGGCCACGTTCCCCGGCGCTTGCGCCGGACACAGCCTGGGCGAGTACACCGCGCTCGTGGCCGCCGGAATCCTCGACACGGAGGACGCCGTACGCCTGATCGTGGCGCGCGGCGAGGCCATGCACGCCGCCTGCGTCCAGTCACCGGGAGCCATGGCCGCCGTGCTCGGCCTCGATGCCGGACGCCTGGAGGAACTGGCCGTCGGGCTCCGCGCCTCGGGCGCCCGCGTCTGGGTCGCCAACGTCAACTCGCCGCAGCAGACCGTGATCGCCGGAGAGGAGCAGGGCCTGGAGCGCTGCGCCGAGGCGGCGGAACGGGCGGGTGCGGCAAAGGTGGTGCGGCTGCCGGTCGGCGGGGCCTTCCACACCCCGCTGATGATCCCGGCGGCCGAACGCTTCGAGGAGGCGCTCGCCTCGGTCCGCTTCATGCCCGGACGTACCCCGGTCGTCTCCAATGTGGATGCCACGGCCCACCGGGGCGGCCCGGAGTGGGCGTCGTTGCTGCGCCGGCAGATCACCGCCCCGGTCCGCTGGTCGGACAGCCTCCGGACGCTCACCGCGGACCTGGCCTGTGATCATCTGCTGGAGATCGGCCCGGGCAAGACGCTGACCGGACTGGCCAAGGCGACGGTCCCTGCGGTGACGCGTACGACGTTCTCGGACCCGCTGACGGAGATGGCCGCCGCGGCCTGA
- a CDS encoding ABC transporter ATP-binding protein: MTSVWDRSAATTGTVSPAMRLESVTKTYGKGDNAVTALRGVSISVPRGTFTAVMGPSGSGKSTFLHCIAGLDRPTSGQVFLGDTELSGLKEAPLTAVRRERIGYVFQAYNLMSALTVEQNVTLVPRLANTPVDKAWLREVLERVGMSEHVNRRPNQLSGGQQQRVAIARALVTRPDALLADEPTGALDTRTSQEVLKLFRQIVDETGQTVLMVTHDPVAASYADSVVFLADGELAGRLDQPTPEQVADRMTHLGNW; this comes from the coding sequence ATGACATCGGTATGGGACCGGTCCGCGGCCACCACCGGCACGGTGTCGCCTGCTATGCGGTTGGAGTCGGTGACCAAGACGTACGGCAAGGGCGACAACGCCGTCACCGCTCTGAGAGGCGTCTCCATCAGCGTGCCGCGCGGTACTTTCACCGCTGTCATGGGGCCGTCGGGCTCCGGCAAGAGCACGTTCCTGCACTGCATCGCGGGTCTCGACCGCCCGACGTCAGGCCAGGTCTTCCTCGGTGACACCGAACTGTCCGGCCTCAAGGAAGCCCCGCTGACCGCGGTTCGCCGCGAACGGATCGGCTATGTTTTCCAGGCGTACAACCTCATGTCGGCGCTGACCGTCGAGCAGAACGTGACACTGGTGCCCCGGCTTGCCAACACCCCTGTCGACAAGGCGTGGTTGCGGGAGGTCCTCGAACGCGTGGGGATGAGCGAGCACGTCAACCGCCGCCCGAACCAGCTGTCCGGCGGCCAGCAGCAGCGGGTGGCCATCGCCCGCGCGCTGGTGACCCGCCCCGACGCGCTGCTGGCCGACGAACCGACCGGCGCCCTGGACACCCGTACCAGCCAGGAAGTCCTGAAGCTGTTCCGGCAGATCGTCGACGAGACGGGCCAGACCGTGCTGATGGTGACCCACGACCCGGTAGCCGCGTCGTACGCGGACTCGGTGGTGTTCCTGGCGGACGGTGAGCTGGCGGGCCGGCTCGACCAGCCGACGCCCGAGCAGGTGGCCGACCGTATGACGCACCTCGGTAACTGGTGA
- the fabG gene encoding 3-oxoacyl-ACP reductase FabG produces the protein MSRSVLVTGGNRGIGLAVARALAEAGDKVAVTYRSGEPPAGLFGVRCDVTDSAAVAAAVEEVAVQQGPVEVLVSNAGITRDGLLLSMAEEDFSSVIDTNLLGAVRVAQQVIPGMLKARWGRLIFISSTTGTAGAPGQTNYAASKAALIGLARSLAKELGPRNITANAVSPGIIATDMAEGVTGNRMDQLLSETSLKRVGTPEEVAAVVRFLASDGSSYVTGANVPVTGGGGVGC, from the coding sequence ATGAGTCGCTCCGTACTGGTCACCGGTGGCAACCGCGGAATCGGCCTCGCCGTCGCCCGCGCCCTCGCCGAGGCCGGCGACAAGGTCGCCGTCACCTACCGCTCCGGCGAGCCGCCCGCAGGTCTCTTCGGCGTACGCTGCGACGTCACCGACTCGGCCGCGGTCGCCGCCGCCGTCGAGGAGGTCGCCGTCCAGCAGGGCCCGGTCGAGGTGCTGGTCTCCAACGCCGGCATCACCCGGGACGGTCTGCTGCTCTCCATGGCGGAGGAGGACTTCAGCTCCGTCATCGACACCAATCTGCTCGGCGCCGTACGCGTCGCCCAGCAGGTGATCCCCGGGATGCTGAAGGCCCGCTGGGGCCGGCTGATCTTCATTTCCTCCACCACCGGCACGGCGGGAGCGCCGGGGCAGACCAACTACGCGGCCTCCAAGGCCGCTCTGATCGGCCTTGCTCGTTCGCTCGCCAAGGAGCTCGGACCCCGCAACATCACCGCGAACGCCGTCTCCCCCGGGATCATCGCCACCGACATGGCCGAGGGCGTCACCGGCAACCGGATGGACCAGCTCCTCAGCGAGACCTCCCTCAAGCGGGTCGGCACCCCGGAGGAGGTCGCCGCGGTGGTGCGCTTCCTGGCGAGCGACGGGTCGAGCTACGTCACCGGCGCCAATGTCCCGGTGACCGGCGGCGGCGGCGTCGGCTGCTGA
- a CDS encoding sensor histidine kinase → MSTPNVAPEDDRYPWLRKLFDGYRYLFIGGATGIASLLTGLAWLLVCIATVPKLGLAAWKPLADWTKRLTAHERERAGALLGEPVQGAFDPVTDGGRMYRFRLNFTSPGFRRTLAWLPAHGFAAPITLMLTAGHPWSTLWSVVLSVKWLFTDGGEPYSSSFFYTVDSAPLAITTIVLTLAVTAVIVAAVPWFARLQARLTKVLLSPLSSPRLAQRVVELTATRAAALEAHGAELRRIERDLHDGTQARMVAVVMQLGIAERSMHSDPTRALELIRQARDSATSSISELREVVRSIYPPILDDRGLDGAVSALAARCPIPCTVQVDDIRRAPAAVEAAAYFVIAESLTNAAKHSSANEVHVRLRTENGSLLIEISDDGKGGAEEGAGTGLMGIRRRAEAFDGRVHLSSPVGGPTTITTELPCES, encoded by the coding sequence ATGAGCACGCCCAACGTCGCCCCGGAAGACGACCGGTACCCGTGGCTCAGGAAGCTGTTCGACGGGTACCGGTATCTGTTCATCGGCGGCGCCACCGGCATCGCGTCCCTGCTGACCGGTCTTGCCTGGCTCCTGGTGTGCATCGCGACCGTGCCCAAGCTGGGCCTGGCGGCGTGGAAGCCGCTGGCCGACTGGACCAAGCGGCTCACCGCGCACGAACGCGAGCGGGCCGGCGCCCTCCTCGGTGAGCCGGTCCAGGGGGCGTTCGACCCGGTCACCGACGGCGGGCGGATGTACCGGTTCCGGCTGAACTTCACCAGCCCGGGATTCCGGCGCACCCTAGCGTGGCTTCCCGCTCACGGCTTCGCCGCGCCCATCACCCTGATGCTGACGGCGGGGCATCCGTGGAGCACCCTGTGGTCGGTGGTGCTGTCGGTCAAGTGGCTGTTCACGGACGGCGGCGAGCCCTACAGCTCGTCGTTCTTCTACACGGTCGACTCGGCGCCGCTGGCGATCACCACGATCGTCCTGACGCTCGCGGTCACCGCCGTCATCGTGGCGGCGGTGCCGTGGTTCGCCCGGCTGCAGGCCCGGCTGACGAAGGTGCTGCTGTCCCCCCTCTCCTCGCCACGGCTGGCTCAGCGCGTGGTCGAACTGACCGCGACGAGAGCCGCCGCACTGGAGGCGCACGGCGCGGAACTGCGGCGCATCGAGCGGGACTTGCACGACGGTACGCAGGCGCGGATGGTCGCCGTGGTGATGCAGCTGGGCATCGCGGAACGCTCCATGCACAGCGACCCCACCCGTGCCCTGGAGCTGATCCGGCAGGCCAGGGACTCGGCGACCAGCTCGATCTCCGAACTGCGTGAGGTCGTACGCAGCATCTATCCGCCCATCCTGGACGACCGCGGCCTGGACGGCGCGGTGTCCGCCCTGGCCGCCCGCTGCCCCATCCCGTGCACCGTGCAGGTCGACGACATCCGGCGGGCCCCCGCAGCGGTCGAGGCGGCGGCGTACTTCGTCATCGCGGAATCCCTGACCAACGCGGCGAAGCACAGCTCCGCCAACGAGGTCCACGTACGCCTGCGCACCGAGAACGGCTCGCTGCTGATCGAGATCAGCGACGACGGCAAGGGCGGTGCGGAGGAGGGCGCGGGCACGGGGCTCATGGGGATCCGGCGTCGCGCCGAAGCGTTCGACGGGCGCGTCCACCTGTCCAGCCCGGTCGGCGGACCGACCACGATCACCACGGAGCTGCCATGCGAGTCGTAA
- a CDS encoding acyl carrier protein, translating into MTQQQNAGYDASYYEEKISEIVTEELELEPGDLTVSGEFIEDYDSDSLALITVVSRIEKELGVALPKEGLEELKTLGDLLAAVHTKLTEALQDA; encoded by the coding sequence ATGACGCAGCAGCAGAACGCCGGTTACGACGCTTCGTACTACGAGGAGAAGATCTCCGAGATCGTCACCGAGGAGCTGGAGCTGGAGCCCGGCGACCTGACCGTCTCCGGGGAGTTCATAGAGGACTACGACAGCGACTCGCTCGCCCTCATCACCGTCGTTTCCCGGATCGAGAAGGAGCTGGGCGTTGCGCTGCCCAAGGAGGGCCTGGAGGAGCTGAAGACCCTCGGTGACCTCCTCGCCGCGGTGCACACCAAGCTCACGGAGGCACTGCAGGATGCCTGA